A portion of the Malania oleifera isolate guangnan ecotype guangnan chromosome 3, ASM2987363v1, whole genome shotgun sequence genome contains these proteins:
- the LOC131150422 gene encoding peroxidase 40, translated as MKMSVQLYGYFGLYAVIVIIMVVHLGGADTTVTMENKVEDLDVVVRNETCVDDNDGGLGHGNDGQQQLGFGTYEESCPEVEAIVFYWVQNAVSQDPRMAASLLRLHFHDCFVNGCDGSVLLDDKGSFVGEKTAAPNLNSLRGFEVVDAIKSHLEALCPVTVSCADILAFAARDSVVLSGGPSWEVQTGRRDSLNASKTDANANIPGPNSDAATLLAKFQNVGLTLNDMVTLSGAHTMGKARCSTFTSRFSTGGATSNGPDVNVDFLQSLQQLCSNSNTTLAHLDLVTPSTFDNQYYVNLVSGEGLLPSDQALAHHDQTREIVESYANNAAVFFEGFKNSMLKMGGLGALVGKNGEIRQNCRSIN; from the exons ATGAAGATGAGCGTGCAGCTGTATGGGTATTTTGGTTTGTATGCAGTGATAGTGATAATTATGGTAGTGCATCTTGGAGGTGCTGATACCACTGtaacaatggaaaacaaggtGGAGGACTTGGACGTGGTGGTGAGAAATGAGACTTGTGTAGATGATAACGACGGTGGTCTCGGTCACGGCAACGATGGGCAGCAGCAGCTAGGGTTCGGAACGTACGAAGAGAGCTGCCCGGAGGTGGAGGCCATCGTATTCTATTGGGTCCAAAATGCCGTCTCCCAGGACCCTCGAATGGCTGCTTCCCTCCTTCGCCTCCATTTTCATGACTGCTTCGTTAAT GGGTGTGATGGTTCAGTGCTGTTGGACGACAAGGGGAGTTTTGTCGGAGAGAAAACTGCGGCCCCAAATTTGAATTCGCTGAGGGGGTTCGAAGTCGTCGACGCCATAAAATCCCACCTTGAAGCCCTTTGCCCTGTCACCGTTTCTTGTGCTGATATTCTCGCCTTTGCCGCCAGAGACTCCGTTGTTCTT TCAGGTGGGCCGAGTTGGGAAGTACAAACGGGAAGGAGGGACAGCCTGAACGCGAGCAAAACAGACGCAAACGCCAACATCCCAGGCCCCAACTCCGACGCCGCCACGCTCCTAGCTAAGTTTCAGAACGTTGGCCTCACCCTCAACGACATGGTCACCCTCTCTG GTGCACATACAATGGGAAAAGCTAGATGCTCCACATTTACCTCCAGATTCAGTACTGGAGGTGCCACTTCTAATGGTCCCGATGTTAACGTCGACTTCCTGCAGTCCCTTCAGCAGCTGTGCTCCAACTCAAACACAACATTAGCACATCTTGACCTTGTCACCCCTTCAACATTTGACAACCAGTACTACGTCAACCTAGTCTCCGGCGAGGGGCTGCTTCCATCAGACCAGGCCCTCGCCCATCATGACCAAACACGAGAGATTGTAGAGTCCTATGCCAACAATGCTGCGGTGTTCTTTGAGGGCTTCAAGAACTCTATGCTGAAGATGGGTGGCTTGGGGGCCCTCGTAGGAAAAAATGGAGAAATCCGGCAGAACTGCCGCAGCATAAATTAG